Sequence from the Penaeus vannamei isolate JL-2024 chromosome 25, ASM4276789v1, whole genome shotgun sequence genome:
gaagggaggaagggagtgaggaaagagggagggagggaggaaaggagggaggaaagagagagagaaagagagagacagagagagtgagtgagagagagagagagagagagagagagagagagagacagacagacagacagacagacagacagagagagtgagtgagtgagtgagtgagtgaatgagagagagagagagagagagagacagacagacagagagagtgagtgagtgagtgaatgagagagagagagagagggagagagagagagcgagagagagagagagagagagagagagagagagagagagagagagagagagagagagagagagagagagagagagagagagagagagagagagagagagagagagagagagagagagagagagagagagagaagagagaagagagaaagaaagagagatagaaagagcgatagaaagaaagagagatagagagaagagagaaagaaagagagagagagagaagagaaagagagaagagagattttgGCGGTCTTGGCGTTACAGAAGAAACCTTGAAAGTGTGTTTACGAAATGTATGTcatgttagatatatatgtatatatatatttcttttattatttggcGTTTGATTTCATTGCTttcgggagagaggaaggcaaacAATATTtctaaagaggaagatagaaacatAAAGACGCACTCTGAGGCAgataaaaacggaaagaaaaacatacacactaaGTAtgtgaagtaagagagagagagagagagagagagagagagagagagagagagagagagagagagagagagagagagagagagagagagagagagagagagagatagagagatagagagcgcttTTGTTTTAGAAAGCTAGGCTCAAAcattgataaagagaaagcgagtaAAATTATCAGGGGAGAAgatgaataacaattataagagaAATAGTTCATCTATAACATCCGTTAACTAGAAGAAACCatgaatatcaacaacaacaacaataacaacaaaaacttttATACAAAGTTTCCACACAAAATATCATCCACCAACgcaaatatcaaagaaaataaagtaaactaATAAATTCAAGAACgacaagataaaaaacaaacaaacacgataaGCCTAAAAAGTCTTCACAAAACCCGCGAAGGAACCAGCCGTCCGCCCACCCGCTCAAACACCACCGACCAATCAGAGCCATCGGTCAAAATCCCAGCCCAGCCAATCAGAGCGGCTCGCGCGTCAGGGTCGTTATAACCGTCGGTCACCCGTGTGACGTCAGAAAACCGTCTGTTTTAACGTTAGCGAGTGAGAAAATTGGGTAAGGAATAAAGAATAGAGGTAGGGGAAAGatggggataagagagaagagttAACGAGAGGTAAGGAGAAGATAGATAaccaggagaagaaaggagaagcgaaggggaggCTGAAACAATATCAAGAGGTGTTTAACTCAGTCATGGAGGCGGGGAGACAAACgacagggtgggggggagggggggcgatgaGCGGTTTAGGCCCGTGATTGAGGTTTTAGGTAAGGCAACCCCTTTTGGAGATAAAGCGACAGATGGGGAATGGAATGTGGAAAGACAGAGATATCTTGAACAGATTTTTGAAAGTTTGTTTACATCATAGTGAACGGACTTTTTTGAAATTCATTATTCAATGGCTTACGGTTTTaaaattttcatcttttttatataaaagataatCAATTTCACCGGAAGGAAAACAAATTAACGGATAAATATACTGAAAACATATCTTCTGTTGCAGGAAGATATTGAATAATTGATCAGATagtttggaaggagagagagagaattgtaaaTCGTTTcgtaaaaccgaaaaaaatagaaacctcTTCATTTGTCAACTTACTGTCGACCAGACGGTCATCTTACGCAAAATGAAAAGTGAGGAAAGCGTTTACAAATGTTCTTTATGGatgtatttccttatttattgttatttttctcggAACAGTGGAATGCTGTGCAACCTATGATTAATGCGTGAATTATTAatgtgtttttttcccctttcgtcaTTCTACCATTTTGTTCTGTTAGATGTAGTTTCACTTGACTTTTCATTTCTGGCAATTAAAACCATCATAAAAAGGTGGGTTTTGGCAAGAATTAAGAGCGTAGAATTGCTAAttgattacttttatgattatcgcCAATGGTACTAATTATAATTACGATTTTATTTCAAATATTTCAGACTCTCTTTGCTGAAATACATCTAATTATATTTTCGTATTGAATTCACCCTATGTGATACTATTGATAAACTTACTATGAATATATCAAGTAAGATAATATTCACTATATCATTGAAAGAAATTATCATAAACCTTATgactaatatcattttttttccacaGATGTCGGGTTTAATTCCAGCGATGGTGATGGCAACACTGGTCACTCTGCCCAGCTTGAGTTCGGGTGAGTCTTGGCGCTCGTATTGGCGCTCGTATTGGCGCTCGTATTGGCGCTCGTATTTCCACCTCATTCCCATATTATGATTCTTTTAGAATTCTTATTCTCGTGTACAGTACTgtcgatgacgtcatcaaaaaaagggattttttcgggggggggggggatgtcagtCTAAAAGCGCGTATCCTTGAAATAAATGTACATTTCATTGTATAATTTTGGGGTTTGAAACTGACAGTGAAAAATAGGAATGTTTTTAGCCATTGATCTTAAACTAAACCTTGATGTACAGGAGACCcactggagttttttttttactttctctttttttttaactgaaatACTGATAGTGCGTATCCTTGAAAGTAGGCTAAAGTGTACACTTTCCAGAACAGTATTGGCAGTGATAAATAGTACTCtttgtgacttttttttcctctgattTCTTCACtttgcgattttcttttttcttttttttttcttttactattcctatttttaaaaatctttattttccttttttatttttgagggtttatttgattttttaggaatttggtgttttattgttttccttagtTTTTTCACATTCTCATCGCCTTCTCGtagtttatattcttatattggTTCCTAAATATTTTTCTCTATAGTCTCCATTTCTCCGATTTCTTgatatctccttttcctcttgaaatcctccatctttttcctcaaatcccgttttctttctcctctcttctcgctgTCTCgcacctcatttccctctcccttcaccgccccctcccccttcctccttctctctccctcctttgcgcATTTAACTAGAGCGTTTCCAGTTTCTAGAATCAAGACTCTATGTagcgaaggggggatgggaggggaggggagggggagggggaggtgaaggggaaggggaaagggaggagagggtaagggaggggggcgggtgaaggggaaggtaggggagggggaggtaaaggtaaaagagaagagaggtgaagggaagggggaaagggaggggagtgggagtgggatagGTAAATTGTCTGCTTTCACTGACCTGTCAATCATCCACTTCTACGCCTGTCAATCGGCTGCCATGCGACACTTGTTACATGATGTTTACGATACTATTTGCTCTCCTTTCAGATTCATCTTTATTGTATTTTGGACGATATTATTGTCTCTCGGATATGATTTCGGATGTTCAGTATGACTGGTTTGAAGTCATCAGATTTGGCGGGAAAAGTTATGATGAATTATGAAGGAATGTGTTAAGGAATCGTCGATTTTGCCTGACAACTTATCATAATCTTCCTCGTGTTTCTAATCTACAGTAGTCTATTAAATCTATTCTAACgcctctttctgttcttcatgGTGATGGTGCTTCCCTGACGACGCTATGGTGCATGGTTGATGGTGATATGGCACTATGGTTGCTctaaaatggtaatggtattatGGCGTCCGCGATGATCATTTTCCCCGGGGGACATGACAGCATCGGCTtcggaggcggaagaggagatgGGCTGGAAAATGAGTCCTCAGAAGGAAGCCCCTTTGCGAGGTTTCTCGACCGCGCCGACGACGCCTCCAGGCTCGGCTGAACACGGCGGCGACATGCGAAGCCTTGAACGCGCGGGTGACATCTCGGGACATCAGGAACCGACGTCGCTGTCGCCGCTGGAGGGGGAGGCCGTCGCGCCTGTGGTCGGGGACGCGGAAAGCTTGGATGAGGAAGGACGACCCGAAGGAGGTGAAGGCGgtgaagacaaagggagagaaggagtaggtgaagaagaaaagggaggaatagtAGAACGAATAGGCGGGGGAAGGGTTCGAACaacagcaggagaaggaggagataaaggcggagaagaagaaactATTGGGGCAATGACAAAAGAGGGAAATTCGACCACAACGACGACGGCGACAaagacaccaacaaacacaataacaaacacaacaacaaagacaccaacaacctcaacaacaccaccgccgccctccgccccccAACGGCCGCCCAAGAACCACAACGAGAGGGCCGTAAGGTTAGACGAAGAAGGCGAAGTTCCCGGGATTCCCAAGGACTTCTCGGCGTTCCGGGCGGTCTCCCCTCGCCTGGAGTACCTGCAGGAGGCCCGCCAGAGCCAGGGGCAAACAGAACCCGAGGTCGTGGACATGTTCCCTTGGGAGGATGCTCAGGAAGACGAAGATCTCTCGGCCGCTGGCAGGATGTTCCTTCGCTGGGGTAAGATGGCTGCCTCGGCGCGCGCGGCCCTTGGGAATTTTGGCTTTCGGTTCACCCCGCCCGGTGGCATGGGGGTAGCGtagtgaagatgaaaatgatgataaacatgatgatgatagttatgacaagataaataatagtgattatgataaatacaataatgataagaacagtgatatcagttatgataatgatgatagtaataacaacgataataataatgacagctatcattattatcattattgctatcattattgttgtttttgttattgttgttattattattaatagtaacagtagttggaataacagtagcagtactatcattcttattgttatcatcttattatcattattgatagccttatcatcattctttcacaaaagaaaataagattattACCTTGCTTGTGTCAGCCATTGAAATAGAAtacctttcccttttttatatttcaaaacGAAAGCAAAATTCACTGAGCTAAACAAGATTGAAAAAAAGCCAAAAGAAGTTGCatggattctaaaaaaaaatgttgcactgCATGACTGACTTGCAATATACTTTCAAAGACCTTGACcgtgtcttgttgttgttgttcatttttgTTGTGCTTGCGATGGTGagatttcatttgtttgtttgttgttgattttaaaCTTTATTATCTTCGGTATGTCTGTTTGGGTAcatctctattttatttttttatccgtcATAGTGTCCACTCTTCGTTTGTATCtgcctttatttcctttcttcaatttctttctctttctctctttcatctgtctgtctctctctctctctctctctctctctctgtctctgtctctgtctctgtctctctctctctctctctctctctctctctctctctcgataatcTCTTAACATTAACctatttactttacttttattctttatcttctcttattCAGTGCATATTGGTATAAGATTAACAAAtaatttactatttttattttaccttttggTTTTGCATgatacgtatgtttttttttttcctttcctcattcatTTTACTTTGAATTTCATGTATCCTCTCGGGATTTCCCCCTTTCCACcatcaacaaagaaataaaagaaaaaagaaaaaaatctaatttcatTGTCTGACTAACGAATAGCCAGATCTTTATTCAAACCGCAGATCACGTGATATAAACACACTCTTAAAATCCTGGGCGTTGATTGGCGGAACGGGAAAAGGGCGGGACTTATCAAGCTCCTTTTTCAACCAATCAGCTCCGCCCACGTCCTCTTGAACACAAGGTCGTCATGTCGTCTGGACCAGATCATCAACCTGGATAAATTACGTTATAATTAAATTGTGAATATCGAATGCGTTATAAAAGAGTATGGAGAATTACCTCTTGAATAATTGATTAGGCGGAAGttaaatagattgatatgtagACGGATAAATGCAAAAAATGACTAGTATTTGAAAGTATAAACGAACTGATgaccagaaagagggagagggagggaggttatgaTATATTTCTTGATATTTTCCTCTTAAATTAACACATAGaaattagagaagaagaaaaaagatcaaaggagaataagaatttgtgaataaatagaagaaaaaagagagaatagaaatagatgtaagtaagagaagagaaatatctGCATGGAcatgaaaaacaataagaaaaaaataattagaaaaataagaagagagtaaaggaataaaaacaattatCGATTTCTCAGccttctatttcatctttttttctccttatcttttttgtgtttttatttctttctgttctctacaTATTTCTTGCGTtcttaaaaaaaagttaatttcgtttcttttctgttttcattgttcttttttttgttatttgcgtttcctttgtttccctttttatgtttttattgtattttttcgatGCACTTTTCTTTATTGGCACATGTGAATATTTTAGATTTGAGAGAGAAATGCTTTTAATGGTAAGTATATCTTTGGTTATCTTGAGAATTTTATGATAGTAAgttatataattttgtatttctTGTACACATAAAGACAgatctttatgtctctgtctgtctgtctctctctctctctctctctctctctctcactctctctctctctctctctctctctctctctctctctctttctctctctctctctctctctctctctctctctctctcactcactcactctctctctctctctctctctctctctctctctctctctctctctctctctctctctctctctctctcctctctctctctctctccacacacacacagatacacacagacacacgcacatacacacacgcacacacacaaaaacacacacacacactcacacaaacacacacacacacacacacacacacacgcacacacacacacacacatacacacattggccacacacacacatacacacacacacacacacatacacacacacacacacacacacacacacacacacacacacacacacacacacacacacacacacacacacatacacacacacacacacatacacacacacacacacacacacatacacacacacacacacacacacacggaaacacatacacacacacacacacagacacacgcacacacacacacacacacagacacacgcacacacacacacacacacacacacacacacacacacacatacacacacacacacacacatacacacacacacacacacatacacacacacacacacacatacacatacacatacacacacacacacacacagattcacatttatacatatacatgcacgcatgtaTTTGCATGCATAAATGACAGCATTTTATACAatccattatcgccatcatttccCTTCGACCTTTTCAGTTACTTTTCGCGCGTGTCTTCAGAATGTTCCAGATATAACCATAAACAGACCTCATttcaaataactaaataaacatacTGGATCACTTCTGATTAAGTATTGCTAATTATCCGGTCATTAAATCCACCGCCTCCTCATGACCGCGCCCTCATTAGAATGGCATGATTCTTAATTACCGACATAATCTTTAACTTCCTCATATCGCGGGAACAACTCATAAAATCTCATTTTTTCACAGCGATTACAAATAACTTACTGATATCTAATAATTCCTGAGGCGTAAAAAAAACTCACAATCTCCATTTTCATGAGTCTCCCCACCTCATAGTGATTCATAATCTTGATTCCCTTATGAATCCTCCAAACTCACAATTTCTTTTCCTCATGAGTACTTCGGCTCTTTGCAATCACCCCTTCCTCATTGATGCTCCTCGACTCACAATCATCGTTTCCATTACAcagttcctcccttcctcactactTTCCTCACAACTCTTTGATCCCTCTCCTCGTCATTTCCCTACTTTCCTCACATCTAAgacatccttttcctctctttgcaCACAAcaaacccttccctttcctcctcattttcacaATTTCCTCAAAATTAAGCcattcctctcctcactttcctcacacCAAACTCAgcccctctcatcctttcctccccctctccgcacTTTCCTCACAGCACACTCATATCCCCTGTCCGCCTCTAATCCACCTCCTCACACTCTTCCCTCACAGCAAActcaccgccccctcctccccccaacacaacaaacataccctttctcctccttcccacaatTTCCTCAcaacactccccctctctccctctctccctccttcctccacctcctcttccaatcCACACTTTCCCCTCgtaacactcccctctccctctcttcctccctccctccctccctagcaaACCCATTCCTTCaaattcttctccttcacctgcttctcctccctttcccttctcttcctcttcccttcctccccctccctcccttcctctctcccttcttctttacactttcctcccctccctctcctccttctcctttcctttcctctttcctccttccttccttccctttttccctcccctcctccttccccctctcttcttccgtctcctcctcttctcttcctccctcctccttcccccctccagtcccattctttcacctccctccaccccttcccctccctctctctctttctccccttcccccttccttttccctccccttcccctcttcctcctcctcctccttcctctctcctccctcccctttccccctccccctctcgccctcctctctccccttttccccctcccccctctctctcctcctccttccctctctccctcctcctccccctccttttcccctctcctcctccttcttctaatccctctcccctttctcctcccctcagcCCAGTGCTTCGGCGGGACCATCACCATGGAGAAGACCGTAGGCGTGGACTTCAACGAGAACTCGCAGCCCCTCTTGGCCAAGCAGGACGCGGCCGTCACGAGCGAGTGCACGAGCATCTGCAAGGGCACGCCGGGTTGCAATGCCTTTACTATCGGTGAGAATCTTtctgtgttgctgttgttgttgttgttgtgataatggtaatggttatgatgatgatgataacgatgttgatgataatgataatggtaatggtgatgataatgctaatcataatgatgataacgatgttgatgataatgataatggtaatggtgatgataatgctaatcataatgatgataacgatggcaatgataatgataa
This genomic interval carries:
- the LOC113808211 gene encoding uncharacterized protein (The sequence of the model RefSeq protein was modified relative to this genomic sequence to represent the inferred CDS: added 66 bases not found in genome assembly) produces the protein MRTRLKMSGLIPAMVMATLVTLPSLSSAQCFGGTITMEKTVGVDFNENSQPLLAKQDAAVTSECTSICKGTPGCNAFTIDYSTSSCKSYDRTSKDRGER